From the genome of Brassica oleracea var. oleracea cultivar TO1000 chromosome C4, BOL, whole genome shotgun sequence:
GCTAATTAATGGGCCGCTTCATGATGGCAATGGCGTGTAACGGGTTGGTCTTATGCAATGTGAGACCAAATGTCTCGTCCATGTCCAAGTCCTCAGGATTGATGCCGTTTGGAAGCTTCCAGTCAAAGGAATAAAGAAGAGAAGCAAGCATGAGATTCACAGTCTTCACAGCCAGAGGCAATCCCGGACAAATTCTCCGTCCGCCTCCAAACGGTGTAAGTTCATAATCTCTACCTTTAACATCAGTCTGTTTACCCAAAAACCTTTCTGGCTCGAACCGGGTTGGATTCTCCCACACGCTCGGGTCTCGTCCTATGGCCCACACGTTCACTAAAACTTGAGTGTCTTTAGGCACCATGAACCCTAGAATCTCTACATCCGATTCTGCTTTTCTAGGGACGAGTAGTGGAGCAGGTGGATGTAACCGGAAAGTTTCCTTCACAACCGCTTGTAAATATGGAAATTCTGATATATCAGACTCTTGAACAATACCATTTTGGCCTATCACATGATCCATCTCAGCCTGAGCCTTCTTCATCGTTTTAGGGTTACTAAGTAACTCTGCCATTGCCCACTCTACGGTACTAGAGCTTGTATCCGTGCCTGCCGTGAACAGGTCCTGAGACATGAGTACATGATCCATTATTGTCTAAATTTATAGTTCTGTCCCTTTTATCATCATCCCTATGACCAGAGCCGGCTTAACATCAGGATAGATCCTTGGACAAAAAAAAATTAATCCCCTATTATTATAAATATTCAATATTTTAATTATATTTTAAAATAAATTATCTATTTTATATTTTTTGGTTAAAATATTTTATATTAATACATTAATAACACTATTTAAATTTAAATCTAATACATATATGTTAATAAAGGAATAAACCAAAAAAAAATATTTTTGAAACTAAATGAGTTTATTAAATTCTATAAAATCAATATTTAAATAACACAAAAGCTAAAACATCAATCATTTAAATTAAACGGAATATGCAATAGGTAAGACTTACAGAGAGAAAGTGTTCGATATCATTAGTGTTGAGCTCTGCTTCATCTCCTTCGGTAAGATGGAGAAGCGCATCCACAAAATCACCGTCCGTGACATCTTTAGGGTTATTCAACAATGCTTTTTCTGCTATTTTAGCATCGATGAACCCACGGAAAACCCTAAACAATCTCTCTATATTGTCTTTCATCTTTTTGCTATTACCTTGAAGATCAAGAAACCGCAGAAATGGAAAGTAGTTAGCAGCATCTGGATTTCCAATAGCTTCCATGACACCAATCACCGTGTCTTGAAACCCATTCAACTTTTTCAATGGATCATAGCTACCTAGATCGACCGAAAACAGGATATTCGAAATGATATTAAGAGTTGTGGTGAATAATGCATGAGAAATGTCGACAGCTTTTTCTCTCTCGCTGCTTTCACTCATAAAGCTTATAAGATCTTTCACTTTATTCATCCTCAAAGCTTTGGTGGCTTCCATACGCTGCGGTGAGAAGAGCATAGTCGCTGACAGTTTTCTTAATAGTCTAAAAACAAGACATAAACATATATAGACAAGATAACCACCCATTAGTCAACTAAAACCATAGAAAATGAATAATTAAAATGGAAAGTGATATTAACTATACCTCCAACGAAGAGAGGATGAAGGAGCCCAGACAAGGGAAAGCTCTTGGTGATTGATGGAATTTATCGAGTTATTAGAGCCACGGTTAGACAAGACTTGGTCGTGTGTTCTTAAGACTTCTCTTGCAGCTTCTGGTGAAGTTATGACCACTGTGTTCAAAAATCCAAGCTTAAGACTCATGACTGGTCCATATGTTTTTGAGAGGTCCGCAAAAGAGCGGTGCGGATCCTTTCCGACAAGGTTAATGTTTCCGATTATGGGAAGCCGTGGAGGCCCTGGAGGCGTCGCGGCTGCTGTAAGAGATTTCCTTCGTCTGGATCTTGTGGTGGAGATGATAAAGAAACATGATAAGACAAAGCAACCTAAGAGGAGCAGAGTTTTTCCTAACATGATGTCCATTTATTTTTTTCAACTGATATTTTCGTTGAAATGAAACATCAAGCTTCAAGGCATTTAATTAAATATATTAGTGTAAATAACAAACGTGGTCGATAAAGAAAAAAAATACATAAATTTTAGAAAGATCAATCAATGTTTATGTATGGTCCAAAATCATCGTTCCGGTGGTTAGATCCGAATTGATACAAGTGGGACTCCTCTTGTCGTAAAATGTCAAAAAGATTAAATTGCGAGTAAATCAACTTTGTTTGGTACTCCGCAAACCAGCACGTTTTATACATGTGTGTTTTTGCACTACTAGCTTAATTTTGATATCATTTTTGCGAACGTCGTACAAGAATACAAACAAGAGACATTCAACATGACATTATTGGGATGAGTACAACGGAACAAAATTATATACATACGAGATTAAGAACACTTATAAAGACGACCGCACAGATCTTTTGGTGGGTACGGCACGTAGAGGCTTGGCCTTCCGCAAGGTAACACCGAAGGCATCAGTCATGTCCATGTTTTCAGCAACGACTCCCTTTTGAGCCTTCCAGTCAAAGGAGTAGAGAAGAGACGCAAGCACCAAAGACATTGTTCTAAGAGCCATTGACATTCCTGGACACATTCTTCGTCCCACTCCAAAAGGTATCAGCTCGAAATCTTTGCCCTTCACATCGATTTCTCGTAACAAGAACCTTTCTGGTTCAAACCTCGTCGGATTCTCCCATACACTCGAGTCTCGTCCTATCGCCAAGACGTTCACCAAAACCTAAAAAAGAAATTAGGTTAACGTGCTTCCCAAGTTAGTTATACGTAGTGTATTTTCACGTGATATGATGTGATATACCGAGGCGTTTTTAGGAATGAGGAAACCAAAGATGTGGACATCTGATTCTGATTTTCGAGGGATCAAAGGAGCTGCTGGATGCAAACGAAGAGTCTCTTTCACAATTGCTTGCAAGTAAGGAAGCCTGGGGATATCAGATTCTTGAACGACACCGTTTTCACCAATCACCTGCCGTATCTCACTCTGAGCTTTGACCATTTTCTCTGGGTTACGGATTAACTCTGACATTACCCATTCCATTGTACTAGAGTTTGTGTCTGTGCCCGCTGTAAACAAGTCCTACATATATGTATAGTTATTAGTTAATAAGCTAAGTACTTTTATTTTATAGTATTAGATTATCAAGTCTTACTTGAAGAAAGTGTTTGATATCATTTAAGCTCAGTTCTGCTTTGTTTTCCTGTGTAAGATCCAGAAGGGTATCTAACATATCGAAGCTAGAAACATCTTTACGCTCTGTCTGAGATGATCTCTTGGCCATCCGAGCATTGATGAAGTCTTGAAAAACCTTGAATAATCTCTGTGTGCAAAGCGTTGCTTCTTTACGGGTGCCTTGTAGATCAAGAAATCTAAGAAACGGGAAGTAATCTCCAACGTTGGGTTTTCCCGTGACGTTCATCAAGCTAATCACCGTGTTGTGGTACTCGTGAGATGACTTGGAATCATGGGTCGCGAAATCAGTGGAAAACAAAGCATTTGAGATGATATTGAGAGCTGTGACGAAAAAAGCACGAGCTATGTCAACAGCTTCTTCTCTCTCACAACATTTGTTAATGAAACTCATGAGTTCCTCCACTTTCTTCGTCCTTAGAGGCTCCATTGCGTTTAGGCGTTGCGTTGATAGCAAATGCATTGTTGTTATTTTCCTTAGCAACCTGAAATGATATAAACCTTCAATATTTTTTTAATTTTTTTGTAACATGTAAACCTTCAATATAAAAAACAATCCTGAAATGATATGGATATATATATTTGACCAAAAAAATATGCTAAATGTATATGACAAATTTAAGTATGATTGTTTCCGTTTTGTGCTTTCAGCGACGTTCATTTGAACAAGAAACATTCTTTAAAATTCTATAATTTACGTCCACAATTGATCTATAACCCCATGCACAGGGCCGACCCTGCTATAAGGCAGGTGAAGATTTATGTAGTGAAAATAAGACCACATTTCATGTGATTTTCTGGGCAAATGGTTGGTTACCTTGTTTGACTTAATTTGAGCTATCATATCCTTATTCTATTTTTATCTTATCCAACATATTCTCTATGTTAACCATATTAATCTTTATTTTAAGCCATTTTTGTGTTGTTTGTGGCACCATTTACCATTAGTATCTTATATAAAAGGCCACAAAAATTATTTTTTGCTTTAGGCCACTCCCAACTACGGGACGGCACTGCCCATGCAAGCCAACAAAAATAGAAGATATATTAGATTTCTATTATACTATGGCATTCCTCCTCACTCTTTGAATACTATAATGGGGGCTTGATCAAGTTCATATTCACATTGAATAAAACAAAACAAAAACTACCTCCAACGAGCTGAGGGAGGACCCCATGCGACAGAATATTCATGGTGGTCAAAGACTCGAACCGGATCGTTAAAGGTTCGGGCAGATAAATGATGGTCTCGCGTCTTTAGTGCCTCTTTTGCTGCCTCTGGTGAAGATATGACTATGGTAGTTAAACTTCCAAGTTTTAGACCCATTATTGGTCCATAGATTTTCGAGAGAGCAGTGAGCGAGCGGTGAGGACTGTATCCGACTTGGAATATGTTTCCAACCACTGGCAGCTTTGGAGGACCCGGTGGAAGTGTGGCTCGACTACTGCCGCGAGAACTGCTTCTCGTTTTCACGGTGACGAAGAAGTACAACAAAAGGAAGCATGATGAGACTAAACATAAGAGCAGAGACATAACGCACATTTCAGGATCACGACCGATTTGCTTTACTTGCTTTTTTCTTTATGATAAAAATAAAATTATATAGTGCATATCTTTATATATATATATTGAACAAACTATATCTCCTTTCAAGATAATCACACGTCCGTAAAACTGTCACGTACATGGTTGTAACTCTTAAAGAAATCAAGACACATTTCAAATTCTTGGTGGACCGATCGACTCATTATATACTTGTCGTGCGATATAAACGTCCATATTTGTCTATGTGTCTTATACATAGCACGTGGAAAATTTGTTTCAGAAACCATGTACAATCATACAACCATGGAGAGCTTGATGTTCATTCTGAAATAAAAAATAAAATTTGATTATCTAGTAAATAACCTTGAATCAAATGGTTGTTCCTATTATCAACAGACAACAGTTAGTGTTAATTCTTGGATGATTCTGTGGAACATAAACAAAAAAATTATGAAAAGATAATAGAACATTATAAACTTATAGTAACTTTTAATATATGCAACGGTGGTGGAGAGTTGGAGGGCCAAGGTCACGGGCCCCGACAAAGTGTTGGCTGTAACGCTCCGTGTAGTAGTGTTGAAATTTTTTTAATTTTTCTTTTTAAGAAAAAAGAGGCTAAGCAGTGGAACTCACATGAACATTTCTATTAGACCATGATTAACGGAAAGTTCTTAGGTTTTTTAGCCGGTTCTTAGTTTTTTTAGTTAAAAATTAAGAGACGGGTTTTTATATTCCGCTAAGAACCCCACTCTAAGAATACCTCGTTAATCATGCTTTTACTTTACTCAATCACTTCTTCTTCTCTGATCTCCATTCTCTTTTAGAAAAAAAAAAACTTATAAAAAGACTAATCTGAATCTGCAATAACCTGAAAAAGCTTTGTGTGTTGTCTCTTTTCTTTTTGCCTATTTTTATAGATTCCCTTTTCAAGTTATGTTACCAAAGTCAAACCCCTAATTACACCTAGTGACTTGTATTTTGGTTCAAAAAATTGGGTAAAAATGTAAAACTAAAAACAAACAAAGCGAAAATCCAACAAGAGTAAGACCAAAGCGATAAAAGGCGAAAATCTGAAAAGGTCAAAATCTCATCACCACAAAAAGCGACCAGAACGATGCCTCTTTTCTCTGACGTCACTAGCACGTTTGCATATAAAAAGGAACAGATCCATAGAATTAAAAAAAAATCTATGATTATACAAAAAATAGCTATAAAATATCTAGCTTCTGTGTAGATAATTTCTTTTTGATCTAATCTAAATTATTATAGCTTTGTAGGATAAGTACTCAAAATTATTCAAACATTATCACATGGCTTAGTCAATAGAACAACTTCTTGTTCTTTAATCAATGGTCCCGATTAACTAATTATCACCAGTTAGCTCTAAGAGCATCTCAAAAAAAAAACTTTCTATTATAGAGTTTTGCAAACTCTATATTTGAAGTTTCAAGGTGTTTTTCTCCAAAAGCAAAACTTCAAATTTATCTTCAAAATTATTTATAATTTACACTATACTCCTTATATTTGTCATAATTAATATAAATCCATAAAACTTTTGTAGATAACTAGCACATATATAAAATATTATAGTAATATTAATTAATACAATATTACACTAAAATATAAAATTATAAATAGAAATACATTATTAAATATTAAACTACAAGAAAAATATCACATTATTACATAAAATTATTTTAAAATTTGTTTGGAAAATATTTTAAAAGTTCTGAAGAAAATTTACTAGACTATTAGTGTTGATGTAATATTTAAATTTGTGTAATAATTATGTCCTCATGTATGTATCTTCTTAAAAAAAAATTATTAAGTTTCTTTTGTAATATTCTTGTTGTCTAATTCTACTTTTAAAATATTATAAATCTTATTTTGATTTTTAAAAAAACTTCTATATGTAAAAGTATACAAAAGTTTTAAAGATTAAAATTATGGATGAGA
Proteins encoded in this window:
- the LOC106341809 gene encoding cytochrome P450 76C1-like, translated to MDIMLGKTLLLLGCFVLSCFFIISTTRSRRRKSLTAAATPPGPPRLPIIGNINLVGKDPHRSFADLSKTYGPVMSLKLGFLNTVVITSPEAAREVLRTHDQVLSNRGSNNSINSINHQELSLVWAPSSSLRWRLLRKLSATMLFSPQRMEATKALRMNKVKDLISFMSESSEREKAVDISHALFTTTLNIISNILFSVDLGSYDPLKKLNGFQDTVIGVMEAIGNPDAANYFPFLRFLDLQGNSKKMKDNIERLFRVFRGFIDAKIAEKALLNNPKDVTDGDFVDALLHLTEGDEAELNTNDIEHFLSDLFTAGTDTSSSTVEWAMAELLSNPKTMKKAQAEMDHVIGQNGIVQESDISEFPYLQAVVKETFRLHPPAPLLVPRKAESDVEILGFMVPKDTQVLVNVWAIGRDPSVWENPTRFEPERFLGKQTDVKGRDYELTPFGGGRRICPGLPLAVKTVNLMLASLLYSFDWKLPNGINPEDLDMDETFGLTLHKTNPLHAIAIMKRPIN
- the LOC106340775 gene encoding cytochrome P450 76C3-like, whose amino-acid sequence is MCVMSLLLCLVSSCFLLLYFFVTVKTRSSSRGSSRATLPPGPPKLPVVGNIFQVGYSPHRSLTALSKIYGPIMGLKLGSLTTIVISSPEAAKEALKTRDHHLSARTFNDPVRVFDHHEYSVAWGPPSARWRLLRKITTMHLLSTQRLNAMEPLRTKKVEELMSFINKCCEREEAVDIARAFFVTALNIISNALFSTDFATHDSKSSHEYHNTVISLMNVTGKPNVGDYFPFLRFLDLQGTRKEATLCTQRLFKVFQDFINARMAKRSSQTERKDVSSFDMLDTLLDLTQENKAELSLNDIKHFLQDLFTAGTDTNSSTMEWVMSELIRNPEKMVKAQSEIRQVIGENGVVQESDIPRLPYLQAIVKETLRLHPAAPLIPRKSESDVHIFGFLIPKNASVLVNVLAIGRDSSVWENPTRFEPERFLLREIDVKGKDFELIPFGVGRRMCPGMSMALRTMSLVLASLLYSFDWKAQKGVVAENMDMTDAFGVTLRKAKPLRAVPTKRSVRSSL